The genomic DNA GGCGAACATCGCGTCCCGCACCGCGTCGGCGTTCACGTGCGGCACGAACACGACCCATTTGTCCAGGTCAGCGCGCGCCTCGGCGGGGTCGAGCACACCCTCGACCTGCAGGCCCAGTGCCTCGGCGAGGGCGTCCGACACCCCGGGCGCGGCCGCGTCGGCATTGGTGTGCGCGCTGAACAGCGCCGCGCCGCGGCGGATCAGCGAGTGGATCAGGGCGCCCTTGCCGGTGTCGGCGGCCACGGTGTCGACGCCGCGCAGCAGCAGCGGATGGTGCGCCAGCAGCAGTCCGCCCTCGGGCACCGACGCGGCGACGGCCGCGGTGGCGTCGACCGCGACGGTCACCGACTCCACGGCCTCGGACGGGTCACCGCACACCAGGCCCACCGAGTCCCAGCTGTGCGCGAGCGCCGGCGGGTAGGCGCGGTCCAGCGCGGCGATGACGTCACGCAACGGCACACTCACCAGGGGACCTCCTGTAGGGCTTCGGCGAGGACCGGCCATTCCGGGCGGACCGCCGCACGCAGGTAGCCGTCGGGCAGCCCGAAGAACGTGTCGCAGCGGCGCACCGCAATTCCCTTCTCCGCCAAGTACTTCCGGGCCAGCTCTGCATCCGGTACCGAAAACAGCACGAAAGGGGCCGCGCCGGCGGCGACGGGGAATCCGGCCGCCGTCAGGCCCGCCGCCATCTCGGCCCGCAGCTGCGCCAACCGGCGCGCCCCCGCGTCGGCCTCGGCCACCGCCTCGGCGGAGCAGCACGCCGTCAACGCCTCCAACTGCAGCGTGCCCAGCGGCCAGTGCGGCCGCTGCGCCGTCAGCCGTGCCAGCACCTCGGGCGCGCCCAGCGCGTAGCCGACCCGCAGCCCGGCCAGCGACCAGGTCTTGGTCAGGCTGCGCAGCACCACGACATCGGGCAGCGACCGGCCGGCCAGCGACTCCGGTTCACCGGAGACCGCGTCGGCAAAAGCCTCGTCGACGACGACGAGGCGCCCGGGCGCGCACAGCGCCAGAATCTCGTCGCGGCGGTGCAGGACGCCGGTCGGATTGGTGGGATTGCCCACAACCACGAGATCGGCGTCAGCCGGCACCGCGGCGCCGGACAGCCCGAACGGCGCGTCCAGCACCACGTGCGCGACGGGCACGCCGGCGGTGTCGAACACGGCTTGGGGCTCGGTGAACGACGGCGCGATGAGCCCCGCCAGGCGCGGCCGCAGCTGCGGAAGCAGCGCGAAACCCTCGGCGCCACCCGCCAGCAGGGCCACTTCCTGCAGGTCACGGCCGTGCCGGGCGGCGACGGCGGCACGGGCCGCGGCCACGTCGGCGGCGGTCGGGTAGCTACCCAGATCGGCCAGCCGGGCCGCGAGCCGGTCAGCCAGCCACTGCGGCGGGCCGGAACCGCGGACGTTCACCGCGAAGTCGAGCATGCCGGGCGCGACAGCCTGATCGCCGTGATAGCGCGCCCCGGATTCCACACGTAGACCCTAGATCAGAGCTGCCAGAAGCCGAGAAGGACCAATTGGTCGCTCGTCGCACCCTCAAAGCAGCCATTTGGTCCTTCTCGAACCGGAACTCGTCCGGTGCGCGGCGCAGGCGGTCAGATACATCAGG from Mycolicibacterium phocaicum includes the following:
- the cobC gene encoding Rv2231c family pyridoxal phosphate-dependent protein CobC, yielding MESGARYHGDQAVAPGMLDFAVNVRGSGPPQWLADRLAARLADLGSYPTAADVAAARAAVAARHGRDLQEVALLAGGAEGFALLPQLRPRLAGLIAPSFTEPQAVFDTAGVPVAHVVLDAPFGLSGAAVPADADLVVVGNPTNPTGVLHRRDEILALCAPGRLVVVDEAFADAVSGEPESLAGRSLPDVVVLRSLTKTWSLAGLRVGYALGAPEVLARLTAQRPHWPLGTLQLEALTACCSAEAVAEADAGARRLAQLRAEMAAGLTAAGFPVAAGAAPFVLFSVPDAELARKYLAEKGIAVRRCDTFFGLPDGYLRAAVRPEWPVLAEALQEVPW